In the genome of Danio rerio strain Tuebingen ecotype United States chromosome 23, GRCz12tu, whole genome shotgun sequence, one region contains:
- the hmgb2b gene encoding high mobility group protein B2b, with amino-acid sequence MVKGDVNKPKGKTSAYAFFVQTCRDEHKRKSPDVPVNFSEFSKKCSERWKSLNASDKVKFEDMAKADKVRYDREMKTYVPPKGVGKTGRKKKDPNAPKRPPSAFFVFCSEYRPTVKSEHPNLTIGEIAKKLGELWSKQSSKDRAPFEQKAGKLREKYEKEVAAYRAGGGASKRGPGRPTGSVKKSQAEADDDDDEDEDEEDEEDDEEEEDEDDE; translated from the exons ATGGTGAAAGGAGACGTGAACAAACCCAAGGGGAAGACGTCGGCGTATGCGTTCTTCGTGCAGACATGTCGCGATGAACACAAACGCAAGAGTCCCGACGTGCCCGTCAACTTCTCTGAGTTCTCCAAGAAGTGCTCTGAGAGATGGAAG TCTCTGAACGCCTCCGACAAGGTCAAGTTTGAGGACATGGCCAAAGCGGATAAAGTTCGCTATGATCGGGAGATGAAGACGTACGTGCCGCCCAAGGGTGTGGGAAAGACTGGCAGGAAGAAGAAGGACCCGAATGCCCCTAAACGCCCACC ATCTGCATTCTTCGTCTTCTGCTCGGAGTATCGGCCCACAGTGAAGAGCGAACACCCCAATCTGACCATCGGAGAAATTGCCAAGAAACTGGGAGAGTTGTGGTCAAAGCAGAGCAGCAAAGACCGCGCACCGTTCGAGCAGAAGGCTGGTAAACTGCGCGAGAAGTATGAAAAG GAGGTGGCAGCATATCGTGCAGGAGGCGGAGCCTCTAAGAGGGGGCCGGGCCGACCGACGGGTTCAGTTAAGAAAAGCCAAGCGGAGgcagatgatgacgatgatgaagaCGAGGATGAGGAGGACGAGGAAGatgatgaggaagaggaggatgaagatgacgAGTAG